A region from the Carassius carassius chromosome 33, fCarCar2.1, whole genome shotgun sequence genome encodes:
- the LOC132114036 gene encoding UDP-N-acetylglucosamine--peptide N-acetylglucosaminyltransferase 110 kDa subunit-like isoform X3 yields MASSVGTAADSTEPTKRMLSFQGLAELAHREYQSGDFEAAERHCMQLWRQEPDNTGVLLLLSSIHFQCRRLDRSAHFSTLAIKQNPMLAEAYSNLGNVYKERGQLQEAIEHYRHALRLKPDFIDGYINLAAALVAAGDMEGAVQAYVSALQYNPDLYCVRSDLGNLLKALGRLEEAKACYLKAIETQPNFAVAWSNLGCVFNAQGEIWLAIHHFEKAVTLDPNFLDAYINLGNVLKEARIFDRAVAGYLRALSLSPNHAVVHGNLACVYYEQGLIDLAIDTYRRAIELQPHFPDAYCNLANALKEKGSVSEAEECYNTALRLCPTHADSLNNLANIKREQGNIEEAVQLYRKALEVFPEFAAAHSNLASVLQQQGKLQEALMHYKEAIRISPTFADAYSNMGNTLKEMQDVQGALQCYTRAIQINPAFADAHSNLASIHKDSGNIPEAIASYRTALKLKPDFPDAYCNLAHCLQIVCDWTDYDERMKKLVSIVADQLEKNRLPSVHPHHSMLYPLSHGFRKAIAERHGNLCLDKINALHKPAYEHPKDLKASGGRLRVGYISSDFGNHPTSHLMQSIPGMHNSEKFEVFCYALSPDDSTNFRVKVMAEANHFIDLSQIPCNGKAADRIQQDGVHILVNMNGYTKGARNELFALHPAPIQAMWLGYPGTSGAPFMDYIITDKETSPFEVAEQYSEKLAYMPNTFFIGDHANMFPHLKKKAVIDFKSNGHIFDNRIVLNGIDLKAFLESLPDIKIVKMECDGQESADMPIIPMNTAAEAIINMINQGQIQVTINGFTVSNGLATTQINNKAATGEEVPRTIVVTTRSQYGLPEDSIVYCNFNQLYKIDPPTLQMWANILKRVPNSVLWLLRFPAVGEPNIQQYAQNLGLPASRIIFSPVAPKEEHVRRGQLADVCLDTPLCNGHTTGMDVLWAGTPMVTMPGETLASRVAASQLTCLGCPELIAQSRQEYEDVAVKLGTEMEFLKKVRARVWKQRICSPLFNTKQYTMDLERLYLQMWEHYSAGGKPDHMVKMQSLESSEST; encoded by the exons ATGGCGAGCTCGGTGGGGACCGCGGCTGATAGCACAG AACCAACCAAACGTATGCTTTCCTTCCAAGGGTTGGCAGAGCTGGCGCACCGTGAATATCAGTCTGGAGATTTTGAGGCTGCTGAGCGTCACTGTATGCAGCTGTGGAGGCAGGAGCCGGACAATACTGGTGTACTGCTGCTGCTGTCCTCCATCCACTTCCAGTGCCGCAGACTTGACAG GTCTGCCCACTTTAGCACTCTGGCCATCAAGCAGAACCCCATGCTGGCCGAGGCCTACTCTAACCTGGGCAACGTTTACAAGGAACGGGGTCAACTTCAGGAGGCCATCGAGCACTACCGTCACGCGCTCCGTCTCAAACCGGACTTCATCGATGGATACATCAACCTGGCAGCAGCGTTGGTGGCAGCAGGGGACATGGAGGGAGCCGTTCAAGCATATGTGTCTGCTCTCCAGTACAATCCT GATCTGTATTGTGTACGCAGTGACTTGGGTAACCTGCTTAAGGCGCTTGGGCGCCTTGAAGAGGCAAAG GCTTGTTACCTGAAAGCAATTGAAACTCAGCCAAACTTTGCCGTGGCCTGGAGTAACCTGGGCTGCGTGTTCAATGCTCAGGGGGAGATCTGGCTGGCCATACATCATTTTGAGAAG GCAGTGACACTGGACCCAAACTTTTTGGATGCTTACATCAATTTGGGCAATGTTCTGAAAGAGGCTCGTATCTTTGACAG AGCGGTTGCTGGTTATCTGCGTGCCCTCAGCTTGAGCCCTAACCATGCTGTGGTCCATGGAAACCTGGCGTGCGTGTACTATGAGCAGGGTTTGATTGACCTGGCCATAGACACCTACCGTCGTGCCATTGAGCTGCAGCCACACTTTCCTGATGCATACTGCAATCTTGCTAATGCTCTGAAGGAGAAGGGCAGT GTTTCTGAAGCTGAGGAGTGTTACAACACTGCGCTGCGTCTGTGCCCGACTCACGCCGACTCCCTAAACAATCTGGCCAACATCAAGCGCGAGCAGGGCAACATTGAGGAGGCTGTGCAGCTTTACAGGAAAGCACTGGAG GTGTTCCCTGAATTTGCTGCTGCCCATTCAAACCTCGCAAGTGTCCTGCAACAGCAGGGGAAACTTCAGGAAGCTCTCATGCACTATAAGGAGGCAATCAG AATCAGCCCCACATTTGCTGATGCCTACTCTAACATGGGCAACACTCTGAAAGAGATGCAGGATGTTCAGGGAGCGCTGCAGTGCTACACTCGAGCCATTCAGATCAACCCCGCTTTTGCAGATGCTCACAGTAACTTGGCTTCAATACACAAG GATTCTGGGAACATTCCTGAAGCGATTGCATCTTACCGCACCGCCCTGAAGCTCAAGCCTGACTTCCCTGATGCTTACTGTAACCTGGCTCACTGTCTGCAG ATTGTATGTGACTGGACTGACTACGATGAGCGCATGAAGAAGCTGGTGAGCATTGTGGCTGATCAGCTGGAGAAGAACCGCCTGCCATCTGTGCATCCCCATCACAGCATGCTCTATCCCCTCTCTCACGGTTTCCGCAAAGCAATTGCAGAGAGACATGGCAACTTGTGTCTGGATAAG ATCAATGCTCTTCATAAGCCTGCCTATGAGCATCCAAAGGACTTGAAGGCCAGTGGAGGCCGTTTGCGTGTGGGTTACATTAGCTCTGATTTTGGCAACCATCCCACTTCCCACTTGATGCAGTCCATCCCTGGCATGCACAACTCTGAGAAGTTTGAG GTGTTTTGCTATGCTCTGAGCCCTGATGACAGCACCAACTTCAGAGTTAAAGTCATGGCAGAGGCTAATCACTTCATTGACCTCTCACAG ATCCCTTGCAATGGAAAAGCAGCTGACAGGATCCAGCAAGATGGAGTCCACATCCTGGTCAACATGAATGGCTATACTAAAGGAGCGCGCAATGAGCTGTTCGCCTTGCACCCTGCACCCATTCAG GCCATGTGGCTTGGATACCCAGGCACCAGTGGAGCACCGTTCATGGACTACATTATCACTGATAAAGAGACGTCTCCTTTTGAGGTTGCAGAGCAGTACTCTGAGAAACTGGCCTACATGCCGAACACTTTCTTCATTGGAGATCATGCCAATATGTTCCCTCACCTCAAG AAAAAAGCGGTGATAGACTTCAAGTCAAATGGCCATATTTTCGACAACCGCATTGTACTGAATGGCATCGATCTGAAAGCCTTCCTGGAAAGCCTGCCGGATATCAAAATTGTGAAG ATGGAATGTGATGGTCAAGAGTCAGCTGACATGCCCATCATCCCTATGAACACGGCCGCTGAGGCCATCATTAACATGATCAACCAGGGCCAGATCCAGGTCACCATCAACGGCTTTACGGTCAGCAACGGCCTGGCCACAACTCAG ATCAACAACAAGGCAGCAACAGGAGAAGAAGTTCCCAGAACAATCGTGGTGACCACCCGCTCGCAGTATGGCCTCCCTGAAGACTCGATTGTGTATTGCAACTTCAACCAGCTCTATAAGATTGACCCTCCCACCCTGCAGATGTGGGCCAat ATCCTGAAGCGTGTGCCAAACAGTGTGCTTTGGCTGCTGCGCTTCCCAGCTGTGGGTGAACCCAATATCCAACAGTACGCTCAGAACCTGGGCCTGCCTGCCTCCCGCATCATCTTCTCCCCCGTGGCTCCCAAAGAGGAGCATGTGAGACGTGGACAGCTGGCTGATGTGTGCCTGGACACGCCGCTCTGTAACGGACACACCACAGGCATGGATGTGCTGTGGGCTGGTACCCCCATGGTTACTATGCCAG GAGAGACGCTGGCTTCTCGTGTGGCTGCCTCTCAGCTCACATGTCTTGGCTGTCCTGAGCTCATCGCCCAGAGTCGTCAGGAGTATGAAGATGTGGCTGTGAAGCTGGGCACTGAGATGGAATT CCTGAAGAAGGTCCGCGCCCGCGTGTGGAAGCAGCGCATCTGCAGCCCGCTCTTCAACACCAAACAATACACCATGGACCTGGAGAGACTCTACCTGCAGATGTGGGAGCATTACTCCGCTGGAGGAAAACCTGACCACATGGTCAAAATGCAGTCTCTGGAGAGCAGCGAGAGCACCTAA
- the LOC132114036 gene encoding UDP-N-acetylglucosamine--peptide N-acetylglucosaminyltransferase 110 kDa subunit-like isoform X1: MASSVGTAADSTEPTKRMLSFQGLAELAHREYQSGDFEAAERHCMQLWRQEPDNTGVLLLLSSIHFQCRRLDRSAHFSTLAIKQNPMLAEAYSNLGNVYKERGQLQEAIEHYRHALRLKPDFIDGYINLAAALVAAGDMEGAVQAYVSALQYNPDLYCVRSDLGNLLKALGRLEEAKACYLKAIETQPNFAVAWSNLGCVFNAQGEIWLAIHHFEKAVTLDPNFLDAYINLGNVLKEARIFDRAVAGYLRALSLSPNHAVVHGNLACVYYEQGLIDLAIDTYRRAIELQPHFPDAYCNLANALKEKGSVSEAEECYNTALRLCPTHADSLNNLANIKREQGNIEEAVQLYRKALEVFPEFAAAHSNLASVLQQQGKLQEALMHYKEAIRISPTFADAYSNMGNTLKEMQDVQGALQCYTRAIQINPAFADAHSNLASIHKDSGNIPEAIASYRTALKLKPDFPDAYCNLAHCLQIVCDWTDYDERMKKLVSIVADQLEKNRLPSVHPHHSMLYPLSHGFRKAIAERHGNLCLDKINALHKPAYEHPKDLKASGGRLRVGYISSDFGNHPTSHLMQSIPGMHNSEKFEVFCYALSPDDSTNFRVKVMAEANHFIDLSQIPCNGKAADRIQQDGVHILVNMNGYTKGARNELFALHPAPIQAMWLGYPGTSGAPFMDYIITDKETSPFEVAEQYSEKLAYMPNTFFIGDHANMFPHLKKKAVIDFKSNGHIFDNRIVLNGIDLKAFLESLPDIKIVKMECDGQESADMPIIPMNTAAEAIINMINQGQIQVTINGFTVSNGLATTQMFTVEEVIVSGTVALQINNKAATGEEVPRTIVVTTRSQYGLPEDSIVYCNFNQLYKIDPPTLQMWANILKRVPNSVLWLLRFPAVGEPNIQQYAQNLGLPASRIIFSPVAPKEEHVRRGQLADVCLDTPLCNGHTTGMDVLWAGTPMVTMPGETLASRVAASQLTCLGCPELIAQSRQEYEDVAVKLGTEMEFLKKVRARVWKQRICSPLFNTKQYTMDLERLYLQMWEHYSAGGKPDHMVKMQSLESSEST, encoded by the exons ATGGCGAGCTCGGTGGGGACCGCGGCTGATAGCACAG AACCAACCAAACGTATGCTTTCCTTCCAAGGGTTGGCAGAGCTGGCGCACCGTGAATATCAGTCTGGAGATTTTGAGGCTGCTGAGCGTCACTGTATGCAGCTGTGGAGGCAGGAGCCGGACAATACTGGTGTACTGCTGCTGCTGTCCTCCATCCACTTCCAGTGCCGCAGACTTGACAG GTCTGCCCACTTTAGCACTCTGGCCATCAAGCAGAACCCCATGCTGGCCGAGGCCTACTCTAACCTGGGCAACGTTTACAAGGAACGGGGTCAACTTCAGGAGGCCATCGAGCACTACCGTCACGCGCTCCGTCTCAAACCGGACTTCATCGATGGATACATCAACCTGGCAGCAGCGTTGGTGGCAGCAGGGGACATGGAGGGAGCCGTTCAAGCATATGTGTCTGCTCTCCAGTACAATCCT GATCTGTATTGTGTACGCAGTGACTTGGGTAACCTGCTTAAGGCGCTTGGGCGCCTTGAAGAGGCAAAG GCTTGTTACCTGAAAGCAATTGAAACTCAGCCAAACTTTGCCGTGGCCTGGAGTAACCTGGGCTGCGTGTTCAATGCTCAGGGGGAGATCTGGCTGGCCATACATCATTTTGAGAAG GCAGTGACACTGGACCCAAACTTTTTGGATGCTTACATCAATTTGGGCAATGTTCTGAAAGAGGCTCGTATCTTTGACAG AGCGGTTGCTGGTTATCTGCGTGCCCTCAGCTTGAGCCCTAACCATGCTGTGGTCCATGGAAACCTGGCGTGCGTGTACTATGAGCAGGGTTTGATTGACCTGGCCATAGACACCTACCGTCGTGCCATTGAGCTGCAGCCACACTTTCCTGATGCATACTGCAATCTTGCTAATGCTCTGAAGGAGAAGGGCAGT GTTTCTGAAGCTGAGGAGTGTTACAACACTGCGCTGCGTCTGTGCCCGACTCACGCCGACTCCCTAAACAATCTGGCCAACATCAAGCGCGAGCAGGGCAACATTGAGGAGGCTGTGCAGCTTTACAGGAAAGCACTGGAG GTGTTCCCTGAATTTGCTGCTGCCCATTCAAACCTCGCAAGTGTCCTGCAACAGCAGGGGAAACTTCAGGAAGCTCTCATGCACTATAAGGAGGCAATCAG AATCAGCCCCACATTTGCTGATGCCTACTCTAACATGGGCAACACTCTGAAAGAGATGCAGGATGTTCAGGGAGCGCTGCAGTGCTACACTCGAGCCATTCAGATCAACCCCGCTTTTGCAGATGCTCACAGTAACTTGGCTTCAATACACAAG GATTCTGGGAACATTCCTGAAGCGATTGCATCTTACCGCACCGCCCTGAAGCTCAAGCCTGACTTCCCTGATGCTTACTGTAACCTGGCTCACTGTCTGCAG ATTGTATGTGACTGGACTGACTACGATGAGCGCATGAAGAAGCTGGTGAGCATTGTGGCTGATCAGCTGGAGAAGAACCGCCTGCCATCTGTGCATCCCCATCACAGCATGCTCTATCCCCTCTCTCACGGTTTCCGCAAAGCAATTGCAGAGAGACATGGCAACTTGTGTCTGGATAAG ATCAATGCTCTTCATAAGCCTGCCTATGAGCATCCAAAGGACTTGAAGGCCAGTGGAGGCCGTTTGCGTGTGGGTTACATTAGCTCTGATTTTGGCAACCATCCCACTTCCCACTTGATGCAGTCCATCCCTGGCATGCACAACTCTGAGAAGTTTGAG GTGTTTTGCTATGCTCTGAGCCCTGATGACAGCACCAACTTCAGAGTTAAAGTCATGGCAGAGGCTAATCACTTCATTGACCTCTCACAG ATCCCTTGCAATGGAAAAGCAGCTGACAGGATCCAGCAAGATGGAGTCCACATCCTGGTCAACATGAATGGCTATACTAAAGGAGCGCGCAATGAGCTGTTCGCCTTGCACCCTGCACCCATTCAG GCCATGTGGCTTGGATACCCAGGCACCAGTGGAGCACCGTTCATGGACTACATTATCACTGATAAAGAGACGTCTCCTTTTGAGGTTGCAGAGCAGTACTCTGAGAAACTGGCCTACATGCCGAACACTTTCTTCATTGGAGATCATGCCAATATGTTCCCTCACCTCAAG AAAAAAGCGGTGATAGACTTCAAGTCAAATGGCCATATTTTCGACAACCGCATTGTACTGAATGGCATCGATCTGAAAGCCTTCCTGGAAAGCCTGCCGGATATCAAAATTGTGAAG ATGGAATGTGATGGTCAAGAGTCAGCTGACATGCCCATCATCCCTATGAACACGGCCGCTGAGGCCATCATTAACATGATCAACCAGGGCCAGATCCAGGTCACCATCAACGGCTTTACGGTCAGCAACGGCCTGGCCACAACTCAG atgTTTACAGTGGAGGAGGTTATAGTATCTGGGACTGTAGCCTTGCAG ATCAACAACAAGGCAGCAACAGGAGAAGAAGTTCCCAGAACAATCGTGGTGACCACCCGCTCGCAGTATGGCCTCCCTGAAGACTCGATTGTGTATTGCAACTTCAACCAGCTCTATAAGATTGACCCTCCCACCCTGCAGATGTGGGCCAat ATCCTGAAGCGTGTGCCAAACAGTGTGCTTTGGCTGCTGCGCTTCCCAGCTGTGGGTGAACCCAATATCCAACAGTACGCTCAGAACCTGGGCCTGCCTGCCTCCCGCATCATCTTCTCCCCCGTGGCTCCCAAAGAGGAGCATGTGAGACGTGGACAGCTGGCTGATGTGTGCCTGGACACGCCGCTCTGTAACGGACACACCACAGGCATGGATGTGCTGTGGGCTGGTACCCCCATGGTTACTATGCCAG GAGAGACGCTGGCTTCTCGTGTGGCTGCCTCTCAGCTCACATGTCTTGGCTGTCCTGAGCTCATCGCCCAGAGTCGTCAGGAGTATGAAGATGTGGCTGTGAAGCTGGGCACTGAGATGGAATT CCTGAAGAAGGTCCGCGCCCGCGTGTGGAAGCAGCGCATCTGCAGCCCGCTCTTCAACACCAAACAATACACCATGGACCTGGAGAGACTCTACCTGCAGATGTGGGAGCATTACTCCGCTGGAGGAAAACCTGACCACATGGTCAAAATGCAGTCTCTGGAGAGCAGCGAGAGCACCTAA
- the LOC132114036 gene encoding UDP-N-acetylglucosamine--peptide N-acetylglucosaminyltransferase 110 kDa subunit-like isoform X2: MASSVGTAADSTGLAELAHREYQSGDFEAAERHCMQLWRQEPDNTGVLLLLSSIHFQCRRLDRSAHFSTLAIKQNPMLAEAYSNLGNVYKERGQLQEAIEHYRHALRLKPDFIDGYINLAAALVAAGDMEGAVQAYVSALQYNPDLYCVRSDLGNLLKALGRLEEAKACYLKAIETQPNFAVAWSNLGCVFNAQGEIWLAIHHFEKAVTLDPNFLDAYINLGNVLKEARIFDRAVAGYLRALSLSPNHAVVHGNLACVYYEQGLIDLAIDTYRRAIELQPHFPDAYCNLANALKEKGSVSEAEECYNTALRLCPTHADSLNNLANIKREQGNIEEAVQLYRKALEVFPEFAAAHSNLASVLQQQGKLQEALMHYKEAIRISPTFADAYSNMGNTLKEMQDVQGALQCYTRAIQINPAFADAHSNLASIHKDSGNIPEAIASYRTALKLKPDFPDAYCNLAHCLQIVCDWTDYDERMKKLVSIVADQLEKNRLPSVHPHHSMLYPLSHGFRKAIAERHGNLCLDKINALHKPAYEHPKDLKASGGRLRVGYISSDFGNHPTSHLMQSIPGMHNSEKFEVFCYALSPDDSTNFRVKVMAEANHFIDLSQIPCNGKAADRIQQDGVHILVNMNGYTKGARNELFALHPAPIQAMWLGYPGTSGAPFMDYIITDKETSPFEVAEQYSEKLAYMPNTFFIGDHANMFPHLKKKAVIDFKSNGHIFDNRIVLNGIDLKAFLESLPDIKIVKMECDGQESADMPIIPMNTAAEAIINMINQGQIQVTINGFTVSNGLATTQMFTVEEVIVSGTVALQINNKAATGEEVPRTIVVTTRSQYGLPEDSIVYCNFNQLYKIDPPTLQMWANILKRVPNSVLWLLRFPAVGEPNIQQYAQNLGLPASRIIFSPVAPKEEHVRRGQLADVCLDTPLCNGHTTGMDVLWAGTPMVTMPGETLASRVAASQLTCLGCPELIAQSRQEYEDVAVKLGTEMEFLKKVRARVWKQRICSPLFNTKQYTMDLERLYLQMWEHYSAGGKPDHMVKMQSLESSEST, from the exons ATGGCGAGCTCGGTGGGGACCGCGGCTGATAGCACAG GGTTGGCAGAGCTGGCGCACCGTGAATATCAGTCTGGAGATTTTGAGGCTGCTGAGCGTCACTGTATGCAGCTGTGGAGGCAGGAGCCGGACAATACTGGTGTACTGCTGCTGCTGTCCTCCATCCACTTCCAGTGCCGCAGACTTGACAG GTCTGCCCACTTTAGCACTCTGGCCATCAAGCAGAACCCCATGCTGGCCGAGGCCTACTCTAACCTGGGCAACGTTTACAAGGAACGGGGTCAACTTCAGGAGGCCATCGAGCACTACCGTCACGCGCTCCGTCTCAAACCGGACTTCATCGATGGATACATCAACCTGGCAGCAGCGTTGGTGGCAGCAGGGGACATGGAGGGAGCCGTTCAAGCATATGTGTCTGCTCTCCAGTACAATCCT GATCTGTATTGTGTACGCAGTGACTTGGGTAACCTGCTTAAGGCGCTTGGGCGCCTTGAAGAGGCAAAG GCTTGTTACCTGAAAGCAATTGAAACTCAGCCAAACTTTGCCGTGGCCTGGAGTAACCTGGGCTGCGTGTTCAATGCTCAGGGGGAGATCTGGCTGGCCATACATCATTTTGAGAAG GCAGTGACACTGGACCCAAACTTTTTGGATGCTTACATCAATTTGGGCAATGTTCTGAAAGAGGCTCGTATCTTTGACAG AGCGGTTGCTGGTTATCTGCGTGCCCTCAGCTTGAGCCCTAACCATGCTGTGGTCCATGGAAACCTGGCGTGCGTGTACTATGAGCAGGGTTTGATTGACCTGGCCATAGACACCTACCGTCGTGCCATTGAGCTGCAGCCACACTTTCCTGATGCATACTGCAATCTTGCTAATGCTCTGAAGGAGAAGGGCAGT GTTTCTGAAGCTGAGGAGTGTTACAACACTGCGCTGCGTCTGTGCCCGACTCACGCCGACTCCCTAAACAATCTGGCCAACATCAAGCGCGAGCAGGGCAACATTGAGGAGGCTGTGCAGCTTTACAGGAAAGCACTGGAG GTGTTCCCTGAATTTGCTGCTGCCCATTCAAACCTCGCAAGTGTCCTGCAACAGCAGGGGAAACTTCAGGAAGCTCTCATGCACTATAAGGAGGCAATCAG AATCAGCCCCACATTTGCTGATGCCTACTCTAACATGGGCAACACTCTGAAAGAGATGCAGGATGTTCAGGGAGCGCTGCAGTGCTACACTCGAGCCATTCAGATCAACCCCGCTTTTGCAGATGCTCACAGTAACTTGGCTTCAATACACAAG GATTCTGGGAACATTCCTGAAGCGATTGCATCTTACCGCACCGCCCTGAAGCTCAAGCCTGACTTCCCTGATGCTTACTGTAACCTGGCTCACTGTCTGCAG ATTGTATGTGACTGGACTGACTACGATGAGCGCATGAAGAAGCTGGTGAGCATTGTGGCTGATCAGCTGGAGAAGAACCGCCTGCCATCTGTGCATCCCCATCACAGCATGCTCTATCCCCTCTCTCACGGTTTCCGCAAAGCAATTGCAGAGAGACATGGCAACTTGTGTCTGGATAAG ATCAATGCTCTTCATAAGCCTGCCTATGAGCATCCAAAGGACTTGAAGGCCAGTGGAGGCCGTTTGCGTGTGGGTTACATTAGCTCTGATTTTGGCAACCATCCCACTTCCCACTTGATGCAGTCCATCCCTGGCATGCACAACTCTGAGAAGTTTGAG GTGTTTTGCTATGCTCTGAGCCCTGATGACAGCACCAACTTCAGAGTTAAAGTCATGGCAGAGGCTAATCACTTCATTGACCTCTCACAG ATCCCTTGCAATGGAAAAGCAGCTGACAGGATCCAGCAAGATGGAGTCCACATCCTGGTCAACATGAATGGCTATACTAAAGGAGCGCGCAATGAGCTGTTCGCCTTGCACCCTGCACCCATTCAG GCCATGTGGCTTGGATACCCAGGCACCAGTGGAGCACCGTTCATGGACTACATTATCACTGATAAAGAGACGTCTCCTTTTGAGGTTGCAGAGCAGTACTCTGAGAAACTGGCCTACATGCCGAACACTTTCTTCATTGGAGATCATGCCAATATGTTCCCTCACCTCAAG AAAAAAGCGGTGATAGACTTCAAGTCAAATGGCCATATTTTCGACAACCGCATTGTACTGAATGGCATCGATCTGAAAGCCTTCCTGGAAAGCCTGCCGGATATCAAAATTGTGAAG ATGGAATGTGATGGTCAAGAGTCAGCTGACATGCCCATCATCCCTATGAACACGGCCGCTGAGGCCATCATTAACATGATCAACCAGGGCCAGATCCAGGTCACCATCAACGGCTTTACGGTCAGCAACGGCCTGGCCACAACTCAG atgTTTACAGTGGAGGAGGTTATAGTATCTGGGACTGTAGCCTTGCAG ATCAACAACAAGGCAGCAACAGGAGAAGAAGTTCCCAGAACAATCGTGGTGACCACCCGCTCGCAGTATGGCCTCCCTGAAGACTCGATTGTGTATTGCAACTTCAACCAGCTCTATAAGATTGACCCTCCCACCCTGCAGATGTGGGCCAat ATCCTGAAGCGTGTGCCAAACAGTGTGCTTTGGCTGCTGCGCTTCCCAGCTGTGGGTGAACCCAATATCCAACAGTACGCTCAGAACCTGGGCCTGCCTGCCTCCCGCATCATCTTCTCCCCCGTGGCTCCCAAAGAGGAGCATGTGAGACGTGGACAGCTGGCTGATGTGTGCCTGGACACGCCGCTCTGTAACGGACACACCACAGGCATGGATGTGCTGTGGGCTGGTACCCCCATGGTTACTATGCCAG GAGAGACGCTGGCTTCTCGTGTGGCTGCCTCTCAGCTCACATGTCTTGGCTGTCCTGAGCTCATCGCCCAGAGTCGTCAGGAGTATGAAGATGTGGCTGTGAAGCTGGGCACTGAGATGGAATT CCTGAAGAAGGTCCGCGCCCGCGTGTGGAAGCAGCGCATCTGCAGCCCGCTCTTCAACACCAAACAATACACCATGGACCTGGAGAGACTCTACCTGCAGATGTGGGAGCATTACTCCGCTGGAGGAAAACCTGACCACATGGTCAAAATGCAGTCTCTGGAGAGCAGCGAGAGCACCTAA